In one Corallococcus sp. EGB genomic region, the following are encoded:
- a CDS encoding RsmB/NOP family class I SAM-dependent RNA methyltransferase, translating to MDIPLWPTPHEPSRLGRPSRRAATAALETHVAVLKGEPLKAALATALREAEGLGGQERRFAALAARELSRHQRLLDLAARQLGHSPGKHTLSEDQALVRYTLWRRLFCGEGWGRIGPEVKLPGPVRPRTLHDAVLEGLVTKPLAEGAPVEGAEAVVERLATRYSFPGWLSQRLAQVYPEGTLAGLMASLDEEPALHFRARPPGTRDAVLAALGEEGVAAEAVACAPDALRVADSSHRIFESRTMKARRLQVQDVGSQLIVLACLPPGATLDGLTVADVCAGAGGKTLGLADLVGAKGKVLAGDRSKRRLADARDRVREFGLRQVAFPHPVPLGAVDVVLVDAPCSGTGSLAREPDQKWKLSAKAISEFQATQSALLAEVAAQVKPGARIIYATCSVLPEENDAVVEGFLKKHPGFALEPVGEGWPAELQAAVEGPYLRALPPRVPGGGFFAARLVRKAG from the coding sequence GTGGACATTCCCCTCTGGCCCACGCCGCATGAGCCGTCACGTCTGGGCCGTCCGTCCCGGCGCGCGGCCACCGCGGCGCTGGAGACGCACGTCGCCGTCCTCAAGGGCGAGCCGCTGAAGGCCGCGCTCGCCACCGCGCTGCGGGAGGCGGAAGGGCTGGGCGGACAGGAGCGGCGCTTCGCGGCGCTGGCGGCGCGCGAGCTGTCCCGGCACCAGCGGTTGTTGGACCTGGCGGCGCGGCAGCTGGGGCACTCGCCCGGGAAGCACACGCTCTCCGAGGACCAGGCGCTGGTGCGCTACACGCTCTGGCGGCGCCTGTTCTGCGGCGAGGGCTGGGGGCGCATCGGGCCGGAGGTGAAGCTGCCCGGCCCCGTGCGGCCCCGCACGCTGCATGACGCGGTGCTGGAGGGGCTGGTGACGAAGCCCCTCGCGGAAGGAGCTCCGGTGGAGGGCGCGGAGGCCGTCGTCGAGCGGCTGGCCACCCGGTACTCGTTCCCGGGCTGGCTGTCGCAGCGGCTGGCGCAGGTGTATCCGGAAGGAACGCTCGCGGGGCTGATGGCGTCCTTGGATGAAGAGCCCGCGCTGCACTTCCGCGCGCGGCCTCCGGGGACGCGCGACGCGGTGCTCGCGGCGCTGGGGGAGGAGGGCGTGGCGGCGGAGGCGGTGGCGTGCGCGCCGGACGCGCTGCGCGTCGCGGACTCCAGCCACCGCATCTTCGAGTCGCGGACGATGAAGGCCCGGCGGCTCCAGGTGCAGGACGTGGGCAGCCAGCTCATCGTCCTCGCGTGCCTGCCGCCCGGGGCGACCCTGGACGGGCTCACCGTGGCGGACGTGTGCGCGGGGGCTGGCGGCAAGACGCTGGGGCTCGCGGACCTGGTGGGCGCGAAGGGGAAGGTGCTCGCGGGGGACCGCTCCAAGCGGCGGCTCGCGGACGCGCGCGACCGGGTGCGCGAGTTCGGCCTGAGGCAGGTGGCGTTCCCGCATCCGGTGCCGCTGGGAGCGGTGGACGTCGTGCTGGTGGACGCGCCGTGCAGCGGCACGGGCTCCCTGGCGCGCGAGCCGGATCAGAAGTGGAAGCTCTCCGCGAAGGCCATCTCCGAGTTCCAGGCCACGCAGTCCGCGCTGCTCGCGGAGGTGGCCGCGCAGGTGAAGCCCGGGGCGCGCATCATCTACGCCACGTGCTCCGTGCTGCCGGAGGAGAACGACGCGGTGGTGGAGGGCTTCCTCAAGAAGCACCCGGGCTTCGCGCTGGAGCCGGTGGGGGAGGGGTGGCCCGCGGAGCTCCAGGCGGCGGTGGAGGGGCCCTACCTGCGCGCCCTCCCGCCTCGGGTCCCCGGCGGGGGCTTCTTCGCCGCCCGGCTGGTCCGCAAGGCGGGTTGA
- a CDS encoding response regulator, which translates to MKVLLVEDDPSLREGMSELVAELADVQAVGTLDEALRVLAVERFELVMTDMRIAGGHADGRGVLEAARRRRLPVAIVSASGPDEVAQVLHPSEPDALLIKPFQVEDIMELTERFLALKRQGVAAAGEPLAEDSPEWTEQSPGVRCAGVAPDSARTWVRLEPAAVFPWNRSQCGHGVLLMEGDLELDGERYAAPCYLFLSQGASPQVTTRAGALAVCVPLRG; encoded by the coding sequence ATGAAGGTCCTGCTCGTCGAGGATGACCCAAGCCTCCGGGAGGGGATGAGCGAGCTGGTCGCCGAGCTGGCGGATGTGCAGGCGGTGGGCACCCTCGACGAAGCGCTGCGCGTCCTGGCGGTGGAGCGCTTCGAGCTGGTGATGACCGACATGCGCATCGCCGGAGGGCACGCGGACGGCCGGGGCGTCCTGGAGGCCGCGCGCCGTCGCCGGCTCCCGGTGGCCATCGTCAGCGCCTCCGGTCCGGACGAGGTCGCCCAGGTCCTGCACCCCTCGGAGCCGGACGCGCTGCTGATCAAGCCGTTCCAGGTCGAAGACATCATGGAGCTGACGGAGCGCTTCCTCGCCCTCAAGCGCCAGGGGGTCGCCGCGGCCGGGGAGCCCCTGGCCGAGGATTCCCCGGAGTGGACTGAACAATCACCCGGCGTGAGGTGCGCGGGTGTGGCTCCGGACAGCGCCCGGACGTGGGTGCGCCTGGAGCCCGCCGCGGTCTTCCCCTGGAACCGTTCCCAGTGCGGCCATGGCGTCCTCCTGATGGAGGGGGACCTGGAACTGGACGGCGAGCGCTATGCCGCGCCGTGCTACCTCTTCTTGTCCCAGGGGGCATCGCCCCAGGTGACGACGCGGGCCGGCGCGCTGGCCGTGTGCGTGCCGCTGCGCGGCTAG
- a CDS encoding lipopolysaccharide assembly protein LapB has translation MYNLLISLAVGLAVGVLVKLAGGFSWWAGIVPGTIVFFAAYILLARRVSTRVQALMTTVQNDLQGQPANQKEAQGRVDRAVKTLEQGLVWDKWQFLIGPEIHAQIGMLKYMVKDLDGAKPHLEKASGRNYMAKAMEGALHFRRNDVPAMKASFEAAAKSGKKESIVWAAYAWCLLQLKDKDGAQRVLARGVEQNPSDEKLKGSLAQLQNDKRLKMKPYEPLWWQFGLEAPPVMPPMGGGRRVQFTHRR, from the coding sequence ATGTACAACCTCCTCATCTCCCTGGCCGTCGGGCTGGCGGTCGGCGTGCTGGTGAAGCTCGCCGGCGGCTTCTCCTGGTGGGCCGGCATCGTCCCCGGCACCATCGTCTTCTTCGCTGCCTACATCCTGCTCGCCCGCCGGGTCTCCACCCGGGTCCAGGCGCTGATGACGACGGTGCAGAATGATCTCCAGGGCCAGCCCGCCAACCAGAAGGAGGCCCAGGGGCGCGTGGACCGGGCGGTCAAGACGCTGGAGCAGGGGCTCGTCTGGGACAAGTGGCAGTTCCTCATCGGGCCGGAGATCCACGCGCAGATCGGGATGCTGAAGTACATGGTGAAGGACCTGGACGGCGCGAAGCCCCACCTGGAGAAGGCCAGCGGCCGCAACTACATGGCCAAGGCCATGGAAGGCGCCCTGCACTTCCGCCGCAACGACGTGCCCGCCATGAAGGCCTCCTTCGAGGCCGCGGCGAAGAGCGGCAAGAAGGAATCCATCGTCTGGGCCGCGTACGCGTGGTGCCTCTTGCAGCTGAAGGACAAGGACGGGGCCCAGCGCGTGCTCGCGCGCGGCGTGGAGCAGAACCCCTCCGACGAGAAGCTCAAGGGCAGCCTCGCCCAGCTGCAGAACGACAAGCGCCTGAAGATGAAGCCCTACGAGCCGCTCTGGTGGCAGTTCGGTCTGGAGGCGCCGCCGGTGATGCCGCCCATGGGTGGCGGCCGTCGCGTGCAGTTCACCCACCGGCGCTGA